The proteins below come from a single Halothiobacillus neapolitanus c2 genomic window:
- the cmoB gene encoding tRNA 5-methoxyuridine(34)/uridine 5-oxyacetic acid(34) synthase CmoB, translated as MEPNTIKGRFLAMASTTMGAHGDADGDKAAFSQWLIAHAARFDDINHGHWEEWSQVVAQLPAIPAERVVTLDQPVVSVRASDVESENRKVVKESLERQLRQLSPWRKGPFSLYDVFIDTEWRSDFKWQRLQAHISPLDGKKILDVGTGSGYHLWRMLGDGAAIAVGVEPTLSFVAQFYAVAHLLGERRAVIIPTTLENLSRAPLFDTVFSMGVLYHRRNPLGHIQELAECLKPGGELVLETLVIAGDAEQVLTPTDRYAGMRNVWFIPSVPLLSVWLARLGFESIRLVNQESTSLDEQRATDWTDFKPSLANFLDPQDRSKTIEGYPAPLRAILTAKKVSRS; from the coding sequence ATGGAACCGAACACGATCAAAGGCCGATTTCTGGCAATGGCGTCAACGACGATGGGCGCCCATGGGGATGCCGACGGCGACAAGGCAGCGTTTTCCCAATGGTTAATTGCGCACGCTGCGCGATTCGATGACATCAATCACGGGCACTGGGAAGAATGGAGTCAGGTCGTCGCGCAGTTGCCCGCTATTCCTGCTGAACGGGTCGTGACACTGGATCAGCCGGTGGTTTCGGTTCGTGCATCCGATGTTGAGTCCGAAAACAGGAAAGTGGTAAAGGAATCCCTAGAGCGGCAACTTCGCCAATTGTCACCCTGGCGCAAAGGACCGTTTTCACTGTATGACGTGTTTATCGACACAGAATGGCGTTCGGATTTCAAATGGCAACGACTGCAAGCGCATATCAGTCCGCTCGATGGCAAAAAAATTCTGGATGTGGGCACCGGCAGCGGGTATCACCTCTGGCGGATGTTGGGCGATGGTGCAGCAATCGCGGTGGGCGTTGAGCCGACCTTGAGTTTCGTTGCCCAGTTCTATGCGGTGGCCCATCTTCTGGGTGAACGACGGGCCGTGATCATTCCCACGACGCTTGAAAACTTAAGCCGGGCGCCGTTATTCGATACCGTGTTTTCGATGGGCGTGCTTTATCATCGCAGAAACCCGCTCGGGCATATTCAAGAACTGGCCGAATGCCTGAAGCCGGGTGGGGAACTCGTGCTCGAAACCTTGGTGATTGCAGGCGATGCAGAACAGGTTTTGACCCCAACCGATCGCTATGCGGGCATGCGCAATGTTTGGTTCATTCCCAGTGTGCCCTTGCTCAGTGTGTGGCTGGCCCGTCTGGGCTTTGAGTCGATACGCCTCGTCAATCAAGAGTCGACCAGTCTCGATGAGCAGCGCGCCACGGATTGGACAGATTTCAAACCATCTTTGGCCAATTTTCTTGATCCACAGGATCGTTCCAAAACGATTGAAGGTTATCCAGCACCGCTGCGGGCGATTTTGACTGCCAAGAAAGTCAGCCGATCCTGA